In one window of Saprospiraceae bacterium DNA:
- the kbl gene encoding glycine C-acetyltransferase yields the protein MYGKVKDQLTEELKAIQEAGLYKKERTITSAQGAVIQTLEGGEVLNFCANNYLGLSSHPSVIQAAKAAIDQYGYGLSSVRFICGTQDQHKKLERMTADFLGTEDCILYAAAFDANGGIFEPLLAEQDAIISDELNHASIIDGIRLCKAQRYRYKNNNMEDLELKLKEASGARRKLIVTDGVFSMDGTIAQLDIICDLADRYEAMVMIDECHASGFMGKTGRGTHEYRGVMGRIDIITGTYGKALGGASGGFTAARQEIVDMLRQRSRPYLFSNTLAPSIVGASIQVLGLLSASTELRDKLEENTRYFRSEMTKAGFNIVPGEHPIVPVMLFEAKLAQEFAAALLREGIYVIGFFYPVVPQGKARIRVQISAVHNRSHLEKCVGAFVKVGKELGVLK from the coding sequence ATGTACGGAAAAGTTAAAGACCAACTTACAGAAGAATTGAAAGCCATTCAGGAAGCAGGCTTGTATAAAAAAGAGCGGACCATCACTTCCGCACAAGGCGCTGTGATTCAAACTTTAGAAGGAGGAGAAGTGCTCAACTTTTGTGCAAACAACTATCTGGGTTTGTCCTCACATCCCAGTGTCATCCAGGCGGCTAAAGCGGCAATAGACCAATATGGTTATGGCCTGTCATCGGTTAGATTTATTTGTGGAACGCAGGACCAGCATAAGAAACTCGAGCGGATGACTGCAGATTTTTTAGGCACAGAAGATTGCATTTTGTATGCTGCCGCATTCGATGCCAATGGAGGGATATTTGAACCCCTGCTTGCTGAACAGGATGCTATCATATCAGACGAATTGAATCATGCTTCGATCATTGATGGGATCCGACTTTGCAAAGCACAACGATACCGGTATAAGAATAACAACATGGAAGATCTGGAACTGAAATTAAAAGAAGCTTCCGGAGCCCGCCGAAAACTGATCGTTACGGACGGGGTTTTTTCCATGGATGGTACCATTGCCCAATTAGACATAATCTGTGATCTGGCCGATCGGTATGAAGCCATGGTAATGATCGATGAATGCCATGCCAGTGGATTCATGGGGAAGACAGGCCGAGGAACGCATGAATATAGAGGAGTGATGGGGAGGATTGACATCATCACCGGAACATATGGCAAAGCACTTGGTGGAGCCTCAGGAGGTTTTACGGCGGCGCGACAAGAAATCGTCGACATGCTGAGGCAAAGATCCAGGCCCTATTTATTTTCAAATACGCTTGCACCATCCATTGTAGGTGCTTCGATTCAGGTGCTCGGGTTGCTGAGTGCATCCACCGAATTGAGGGATAAACTCGAGGAAAATACCCGTTATTTCAGAAGCGAAATGACAAAAGCTGGTTTTAACATCGTGCCGGGTGAGCATCCTATTGTCCCGGTTATGTTATTTGAGGCCAAACTTGCACAGGAATTCGCTGCAGCCCTGCTCAGGGAAGGGATCTATGTCATTGGATTCTTTTATCCGGTCGTACCACAGGGAAAAGCGAGGATCAGAGTACAAATCTCTGCTGTACACAACCGGAGCCATTTGGAAAAATGCGTTGGAGCTTTTGTGAAGGTCGGAAAAGAACTGGGAGTATTGAAGTAA
- a CDS encoding TonB-dependent receptor, with protein MIKQAKSISFILVALIAILSGVNAQFGPGNAAMISATQIGKFQGQVLDSISKQPVGFANIVIQEALEKKDVDGSLADDKGKFTIKELKFAKYNIIVSFLGYETKIMGPYKINKDVYEYKLGVILLSPKAEVLNEVTVVGSKDLIENKIDRLVYNAEKDVTTKGGNAADVLRRTPLLTVDLEGNVSMRGSSNLKVLINGKPSSIMSSSISDALKMIPADVIEKVEVITNPGAKYDAEGTGGIINIVTKTKKIQGVSGSVYASLGSKSSSLGSNLNIRMGKIGYGANIGGYYWRGKGDTKVDRENLNTAINPYYLQEGNSSNNGGGLYSQLSADYDIDLKNSLTFSARFPLNRFANENELTTYTGTQKGNLPFSFERHSEVVNSSFGTDLNLDYRRTFDKDSDREFSISGQYSYSNKNSDYETDQFDSLGILNYKELGPNLGTNKEYTVAADYLHPLSKKVTFETGAKSIFRNVYSDIYYDTLNLMSQTYLRDDSRNNLFDYDQNVASAYGQITFPISEALKGRAGLRYEHTFIQGVTVSDGNAFENDYASWIPSGLMAYTFKDKSSLKVSYSRRIQRPSMFYLNPYINYNDPTNISYGNPELQPEITESFEMSYSFAKDVKNATVSVYHKVTNDLIDNYRFIDTLGRTNATYNNLSSSTSSGLSINGGIMKLGTIILNGTVNLYYQKVESSQFVDVRNDAFSYSLNGFANVNITPTLGITFFGFVNSPKLTTQGKQSSWFVYSIGLRKEMWKKMGGISVGIDNIFHPKMNLDSEFKSETLYYKADNRFEGWGIRASLDYRFGKMEFGAAKKKRKGKLNDDLKQGEGDGGGGNSGAN; from the coding sequence ATGATCAAACAAGCAAAAAGCATTTCTTTCATTTTAGTTGCGCTGATAGCTATCCTATCCGGAGTGAATGCACAATTTGGGCCTGGCAATGCTGCGATGATCAGCGCCACTCAAATTGGGAAATTCCAGGGTCAGGTATTGGATTCCATCAGTAAACAGCCAGTTGGTTTTGCCAACATTGTGATCCAGGAAGCTTTGGAAAAAAAAGATGTGGACGGCAGTCTTGCAGACGATAAGGGAAAATTTACGATTAAGGAACTAAAGTTTGCCAAGTACAACATCATCGTTTCCTTTCTGGGATACGAAACTAAAATAATGGGCCCCTATAAAATCAATAAAGATGTTTACGAATATAAATTGGGAGTCATCTTATTGAGTCCAAAAGCTGAAGTTTTAAACGAAGTCACCGTTGTAGGAAGTAAAGATCTCATAGAAAACAAAATTGACAGATTGGTTTACAATGCAGAAAAAGATGTGACCACCAAAGGAGGGAATGCTGCTGATGTTTTACGAAGAACACCCTTGCTCACCGTAGATCTGGAAGGAAATGTGTCCATGAGAGGGAGCAGCAATTTGAAAGTCCTGATCAACGGAAAACCCTCTTCGATCATGTCTTCCAGTATTTCCGATGCATTAAAAATGATTCCTGCAGATGTTATTGAAAAAGTTGAAGTGATTACCAATCCGGGAGCAAAATACGATGCAGAAGGAACCGGTGGAATTATCAACATCGTTACAAAAACAAAAAAAATCCAGGGAGTGTCGGGTTCGGTCTATGCCAGTTTAGGTAGTAAAAGCAGCAGCCTGGGTTCTAATTTGAATATAAGAATGGGCAAAATTGGCTATGGGGCCAATATAGGTGGTTATTATTGGCGCGGCAAAGGAGATACAAAAGTGGATCGCGAAAATTTAAACACCGCCATCAATCCATATTACCTCCAGGAAGGTAATTCTTCGAATAATGGAGGAGGTTTGTATTCGCAATTGTCTGCCGATTACGACATAGATTTAAAAAATTCACTTACGTTTTCGGCCCGTTTTCCATTGAACAGATTTGCGAATGAAAATGAACTAACTACTTATACGGGTACCCAAAAAGGTAATTTGCCTTTCTCTTTTGAGCGACACAGCGAAGTGGTGAACAGTAGTTTTGGCACAGATCTCAATTTAGATTACAGGAGAACCTTTGACAAAGATTCGGATCGGGAGTTTTCGATCTCCGGACAATATTCCTATTCCAATAAAAACAGCGATTACGAAACCGATCAGTTTGATTCGCTTGGTATTTTAAATTACAAGGAATTGGGTCCGAATTTGGGCACGAATAAAGAATATACAGTCGCTGCAGATTATTTGCACCCGCTTTCTAAAAAAGTAACATTTGAAACCGGTGCGAAATCCATTTTCAGAAATGTTTACAGCGATATATATTACGATACGCTGAATCTGATGAGCCAAACTTATTTAAGAGACGACAGCAGAAATAATTTGTTCGATTACGATCAGAATGTTGCATCTGCATACGGCCAAATTACCTTTCCCATTTCAGAAGCCCTCAAGGGGAGGGCAGGACTTCGATACGAACATACATTTATTCAGGGAGTGACGGTTTCTGATGGGAATGCTTTTGAAAATGATTATGCATCCTGGATTCCTTCCGGTTTAATGGCTTATACATTTAAAGACAAATCTTCATTAAAGGTATCGTATTCGAGGAGAATTCAGCGGCCCAGTATGTTTTATCTAAATCCGTATATTAATTACAACGACCCAACCAATATCTCCTATGGAAATCCGGAACTTCAGCCCGAAATAACAGAATCCTTTGAGATGAGTTATAGTTTTGCAAAGGATGTTAAAAATGCTACGGTTTCTGTTTACCATAAAGTTACAAACGACCTGATCGACAACTACCGTTTTATCGATACCTTAGGCAGAACGAACGCCACGTACAACAATCTATCAAGCAGTACTTCATCGGGATTGAGTATCAACGGTGGAATCATGAAGCTGGGAACGATTATTTTGAACGGTACCGTTAATTTGTATTACCAAAAGGTAGAGAGCAGCCAGTTTGTCGATGTCCGCAACGATGCATTCAGCTACAGTTTGAATGGATTTGCAAACGTAAATATTACACCAACACTTGGCATTACTTTTTTTGGATTTGTGAATTCACCCAAGCTGACCACCCAAGGCAAACAATCAAGTTGGTTTGTTTACTCTATTGGATTGCGAAAAGAAATGTGGAAAAAAATGGGAGGCATATCTGTAGGAATAGACAATATTTTTCACCCCAAAATGAATCTGGATTCTGAATTTAAATCGGAGACCCTGTATTACAAAGCCGATAATCGCTTTGAAGGCTGGGGTATCAGGGCCAGTCTGGATTACCGGTTTGGTAAAATGGAATTTGGAGCAGCCAAGAAAAAAAGGAAGGGCAAATTAAACGACGACCTCAAACAGGGAGAAGGAGATGGTGGTGGTGGAAATTCGGGAGCGAATTAA
- a CDS encoding NAD-dependent epimerase/dehydratase family protein: protein MDRTKVLVLGANGQVGSVLVEALRKKWGNDQVISSDLREPSHATGPFEIINVVDAESIKNAVLKYGVTQIYHLAAILSARGEQDPMNTWNINMQGLLNVLNVAVEMKLDRVFYPSTIAIFGPTTPKHMTPQHSVFIPTTVYGISKHSGELWCNYYHNRYGLDVRSLRYPGVVGWQSPPGGGTTDYAVEIFHEAILKGTYSCFLESDTRLPMIYMDDSIRATLELMDAPSENIRVRTSYNLAGMSFTPAELADEIKKHIPAFQITYNPDFRQAIAKSWNESIDDSEAKYDWNWKPAYDLEKMTAEMIVMLKAQYNS, encoded by the coding sequence ATGGACCGAACAAAGGTGCTGGTATTGGGAGCAAACGGGCAAGTTGGTTCTGTGCTGGTCGAAGCCTTGCGCAAAAAATGGGGAAATGATCAGGTCATCAGTTCCGATTTGCGGGAACCCTCCCATGCCACGGGACCTTTTGAAATTATCAATGTGGTTGATGCGGAAAGCATTAAAAATGCGGTTTTAAAATATGGTGTTACCCAAATTTACCATTTAGCAGCCATCCTTTCCGCCAGGGGAGAGCAGGATCCCATGAATACCTGGAATATCAATATGCAGGGATTGCTCAATGTTTTGAATGTGGCTGTGGAGATGAAGTTAGACCGGGTTTTTTATCCAAGTACCATTGCCATCTTTGGCCCCACTACGCCCAAACACATGACACCACAACATTCTGTATTTATCCCCACGACTGTTTATGGAATCAGCAAACACAGCGGAGAATTGTGGTGTAATTATTACCACAACAGGTATGGCTTAGACGTTCGTTCATTGAGATATCCGGGAGTGGTTGGCTGGCAATCTCCGCCGGGTGGGGGAACTACCGATTACGCGGTAGAAATATTTCACGAAGCTATTCTGAAAGGGACCTACAGCTGTTTTCTGGAATCCGATACCCGTTTGCCCATGATCTATATGGACGATAGCATCAGAGCAACACTTGAATTGATGGATGCTCCTTCAGAAAACATCCGCGTACGCACCAGCTACAATCTGGCAGGCATGAGTTTTACACCCGCTGAATTAGCCGATGAAATCAAAAAACACATTCCCGCATTTCAAATAACTTACAATCCGGATTTCAGACAAGCCATTGCAAAATCTTGGAATGAAAGTATCGATGATTCTGAGGCGAAATATGACTGGAACTGGAAACCGGCGTATGATCTGGAGAAAATGACTGCAGAAATGATTGTGATGCTTAAAGCACAGTATAATTCATAA
- a CDS encoding T9SS type A sorting domain-containing protein — translation MFRFPIVLFICVALFHTIPLHSQAVLNYFTATPSHREIILDWQMSLGQTCDGIRILHSTDSMHFQEIGFIGGICGSKTETVNYQFIHKTAKLNSINHYQLEFGNIGPGETVSVLLLDYSDGYIIYPHPIRTHALLSFPESDPNYQLLVYSARGQIINKLETDQNYFEISALHLPPGFYFFEIINGTGTRVASGKFMKINEH, via the coding sequence ATGTTTCGGTTTCCTATTGTTCTCTTTATTTGCGTGGCCTTGTTCCATACGATTCCCTTGCATTCGCAGGCTGTATTGAATTATTTTACTGCAACGCCCTCTCATCGCGAAATCATTCTCGATTGGCAGATGTCGCTAGGGCAAACTTGCGATGGAATTAGAATTCTGCATTCCACAGATTCGATGCATTTTCAGGAAATCGGATTTATAGGAGGAATATGCGGCAGTAAAACAGAAACCGTCAATTATCAATTCATTCATAAAACAGCAAAACTGAATAGCATCAATCATTACCAGCTCGAATTCGGTAATATTGGGCCCGGTGAAACGGTGTCGGTACTTTTGCTGGATTATTCAGACGGTTATATAATTTATCCACATCCCATCCGGACACATGCCCTTTTAAGCTTTCCGGAGTCTGATCCAAACTACCAATTGTTGGTTTACAGCGCCCGTGGTCAAATTATTAATAAGTTAGAAACCGATCAAAATTATTTTGAAATAAGTGCCCTCCATTTACCCCCGGGATTTTATTTTTTCGAAATTATCAATGGGACAGGCACGCGGGTGGCCTCTGGAAAATTTATGAAAATAAATGAACACTAG
- a CDS encoding PDZ domain-containing protein, translating to MRYSKVCLFLFMAFMLNAQETRLLRFPTIYNNQIAFSYAGDLYTVSSNGGTARKLTSHVGYEQFARFSPDGKYIAFSGQYDGNTEIYLIPAQGGEPKRLTYTATLNRDDLSDRMGPNNLCMGWKNNEQIIYRSRWREHNDFRGQLYLCNIKGGLSEQLPFNHAGFCSYSPDKTKLVYNHVFREFRTWKRYTGGMADDIRIFDFNTKKSEKITDNIHQDIIPMWVGDKIYYLSAREGRMNLYCYNTTSKQTKKVSNFKDYDCKFPSHNGQWIVFENGGYIYKLNTTNDQSEKVSIQIADDFSTGRNVLKSVKENLLSWDVGPDGNRAVYVARGDVFTVPLKNGEIRNLTQSSGSHDRNASWSPNGKYVAYISDASGEDEVYITGADGISTAIQLTRNGDNYKYGLQWSPDSKKILYSDRKQGLYAVDVETKSTTLLHSSQVFEISQYNWSPDSRYVCFTNPERKNNSSIMIYDFETKKVNAVTEYWFQSNSPVFSTDGKYLFFTSERSFNPRYNNLEWNHAYFDLTKIYMVTLKKDLPHPFEPKSDEVAVKEEKDKKEAKSEKEDKASQNKDSLSKNVNIDFDGIFNRVVEVTPVAGNYFGIESAGDKIYYFRSTLSDRMKWFVFDLKNQKETELSQEVNGYSFTPDRKKVMVSSKGNQYIIDVPSGKLNLETPLDLSDLKVNIDRKAEWNQIYHECWRHMRDFVYDPNLHGVDWKGLRKSYAELLPYVNHRADLTYVIGELIGELNLGHSYVGGGDYPKAERIPMGLLGAQVNRDPSGYIRIDKILKGENWSKRVRSPLTEVGMNVKEGDFILAVNGVSTKDVNDFYELLVGKAHKQVKLKVNNSAKPEGSREITVVPISDESDLYYYNWVQSNIERVTKATNGRVGYIHIPNMGPDGLNEFVKYFYPQLIKEAVIVDDRGNGGGNVSPHIIERLRREPVQVTMSRNGTPSFEPVEQIIGPKVALIDEYSASDGDIFAYRFQKYKLGPVIGKRSWGGVVGIRGSLPIVDGGFLNRPEFSRYNLEGTQWIMEGHGVDPDIVVENDPYESFMGSDKQLDKAIEVIQGLMKGKTYKEPAPPPYPKK from the coding sequence ATGAGATATTCCAAAGTTTGTTTATTCCTGTTCATGGCTTTTATGCTGAATGCTCAGGAAACCCGTTTACTCAGATTCCCAACCATTTACAACAACCAGATTGCCTTTAGCTATGCCGGCGATTTATATACCGTATCCTCAAATGGGGGAACCGCCAGGAAACTGACCAGCCATGTTGGTTACGAACAATTTGCCAGGTTCTCTCCAGATGGTAAGTACATTGCTTTTTCCGGTCAATACGACGGGAATACGGAGATCTATCTCATTCCTGCACAGGGTGGCGAACCCAAGAGATTAACTTACACGGCCACTTTAAACAGAGACGATCTCTCAGACAGAATGGGTCCCAATAATTTGTGTATGGGTTGGAAAAACAACGAGCAGATCATCTATCGAAGCCGATGGCGCGAACACAACGATTTCAGAGGACAGCTCTACTTATGCAATATTAAAGGCGGACTCTCCGAACAATTACCCTTCAACCATGCCGGTTTTTGTTCCTATTCACCAGATAAAACCAAACTGGTCTACAACCATGTATTCCGCGAATTCCGTACCTGGAAACGATACACCGGCGGTATGGCTGACGATATCCGGATTTTCGACTTTAATACCAAGAAAAGCGAAAAAATAACCGATAATATTCATCAGGATATTATTCCGATGTGGGTAGGTGATAAGATCTATTATTTATCTGCCAGAGAAGGCAGAATGAATTTATATTGCTACAACACCACATCAAAGCAAACTAAAAAAGTATCTAATTTTAAGGATTACGATTGTAAGTTTCCTTCGCACAACGGACAATGGATAGTGTTTGAAAATGGTGGTTACATATATAAACTAAATACAACGAATGATCAATCTGAAAAAGTAAGTATTCAGATTGCAGATGACTTTTCTACCGGAAGAAATGTTCTGAAATCCGTTAAAGAAAATTTACTTTCCTGGGATGTTGGTCCCGATGGTAATCGCGCAGTTTACGTTGCAAGAGGAGATGTGTTTACCGTTCCATTAAAGAACGGTGAGATCAGAAATCTAACGCAGTCATCCGGAAGTCACGACAGAAATGCCAGCTGGTCGCCCAATGGGAAGTATGTTGCTTATATCAGCGATGCAAGTGGTGAAGATGAGGTTTATATTACAGGAGCTGATGGAATTTCAACAGCCATTCAATTGACCAGAAACGGAGACAATTACAAATATGGATTACAATGGTCACCGGATTCCAAAAAAATATTGTACTCAGACAGAAAACAGGGATTGTATGCCGTTGATGTCGAAACCAAATCCACCACTTTGCTGCATAGTTCGCAGGTCTTTGAAATCAGTCAGTACAATTGGTCACCCGACAGCAGATATGTTTGTTTTACCAATCCGGAGCGGAAAAACAATTCTTCTATAATGATCTATGACTTTGAAACCAAAAAAGTTAATGCGGTTACAGAATACTGGTTTCAATCCAATTCTCCTGTGTTTAGCACAGATGGAAAATATTTATTCTTTACCTCTGAAAGAAGTTTTAATCCGAGATACAACAACCTGGAATGGAACCATGCATATTTTGATTTGACTAAAATTTATATGGTGACTTTAAAAAAGGATTTGCCTCATCCATTTGAGCCGAAATCAGATGAAGTTGCCGTAAAAGAGGAAAAGGACAAAAAAGAAGCTAAATCAGAGAAGGAAGATAAAGCCAGCCAAAACAAAGACAGTCTTTCAAAAAATGTAAATATAGATTTTGATGGTATTTTCAACCGCGTCGTTGAAGTGACTCCGGTTGCTGGCAATTATTTTGGAATTGAGTCAGCCGGGGATAAAATTTACTATTTCCGTTCGACCCTGAGTGACCGGATGAAATGGTTTGTGTTTGATTTGAAAAATCAAAAGGAAACGGAATTAAGTCAGGAAGTCAATGGATATTCTTTTACTCCCGACAGAAAAAAAGTAATGGTTTCTTCAAAAGGAAATCAATACATCATCGATGTACCTTCAGGAAAATTAAATCTTGAAACTCCATTGGATCTAAGTGATCTCAAAGTAAATATTGATCGTAAAGCAGAATGGAACCAGATTTACCACGAATGCTGGAGACATATGCGGGATTTTGTTTACGATCCCAATCTTCATGGCGTAGATTGGAAAGGGCTTAGAAAGTCATATGCAGAGTTGCTTCCTTATGTGAATCACCGGGCTGATCTGACTTACGTAATCGGAGAATTGATAGGAGAACTCAATCTGGGCCATTCCTATGTAGGGGGTGGCGATTATCCGAAAGCTGAGCGTATACCCATGGGACTGCTGGGAGCACAGGTGAACAGAGATCCGTCCGGATATATCAGAATTGATAAAATTCTTAAAGGTGAAAATTGGAGTAAAAGGGTGCGTTCTCCACTGACTGAAGTGGGTATGAATGTAAAAGAAGGTGATTTTATTTTGGCGGTCAATGGCGTTTCCACCAAAGATGTCAATGATTTTTACGAATTGCTGGTTGGAAAAGCCCATAAGCAAGTCAAATTAAAAGTCAATAATTCGGCGAAGCCTGAAGGATCCAGAGAAATAACCGTTGTGCCCATTTCTGACGAAAGCGATCTCTATTATTACAATTGGGTACAGAGCAATATTGAACGGGTCACTAAAGCAACAAACGGACGGGTGGGTTATATCCATATTCCCAATATGGGTCCCGACGGATTGAATGAATTTGTAAAATACTTTTACCCCCAGCTGATAAAAGAAGCTGTGATTGTCGACGACAGAGGAAATGGTGGCGGCAATGTCTCCCCTCACATCATCGAGCGCCTGAGGAGAGAACCCGTACAGGTTACGATGTCCCGGAACGGAACCCCAAGCTTTGAACCTGTTGAACAGATCATCGGACCTAAAGTGGCCTTGATTGATGAATATTCTGCAAGCGATGGAGATATATTTGCATATCGCTTTCAAAAATATAAGTTAGGCCCGGTCATTGGTAAAAGATCCTGGGGTGGGGTCGTGGGTATCCGCGGAAGTTTGCCCATAGTGGATGGTGGCTTTCTTAACAGACCAGAATTTTCCAGATACAATCTCGAAGGAACACAATGGATCATGGAAGGGCACGGAGTCGATCCCGATATTGTGGTAGAAAACGACCCTTATGAGTCATTCATGGGTTCTGATAAACAGCTCGATAAAGCCATTGAAGTGATTCAGGGCTTAATGAAAGGTAAAACTTATAAAGAACCTGCACCACCTCCATACCCAAAGAAGTAA
- a CDS encoding TlpA family protein disulfide reductase, protein MKIFICLLILLGPNLKNTFAQVGQIAPDFKVTDTHGQQHHLYDYLEKGKTVVLDFFFTTCTPCQYYTPQVNLAYKKYGCNKKDVVFISIDHNDTNAEVLAYDATYKIEYPSISGLEGGGNAVVNAYNIIGFPTFYVIDSSKKIVMEIDPPTLQVFDFRFNQLGLTPKDCEVSQLSSYEMNYNQQIKNNLITDNTLTLVCNEPIYTEQSLLLYEYSGQQALHEINIPAYNKLYEVKLPGLPPGYYFGLLRNKRNEGIISVSFIKL, encoded by the coding sequence ATGAAGATCTTCATCTGCCTTTTAATCCTGCTTGGCCCGAACCTGAAAAATACATTCGCCCAGGTTGGGCAAATCGCTCCGGATTTTAAGGTAACTGATACACATGGCCAGCAACATCATCTGTACGATTACCTGGAAAAAGGGAAAACCGTCGTTCTGGATTTTTTCTTTACCACTTGTACCCCGTGTCAATATTATACTCCACAAGTGAATCTGGCTTATAAAAAATATGGTTGCAATAAAAAAGATGTGGTCTTCATTTCCATTGATCACAACGATACCAATGCGGAAGTATTGGCTTATGATGCAACATACAAAATTGAGTACCCTTCCATCAGCGGATTAGAAGGCGGTGGCAACGCTGTTGTCAACGCGTACAATATCATTGGGTTTCCTACCTTTTATGTCATTGATTCCAGTAAAAAAATTGTGATGGAAATTGATCCTCCTACCCTCCAGGTTTTTGACTTCAGATTCAATCAACTTGGTCTGACTCCAAAAGATTGCGAAGTCAGTCAACTGTCTTCATACGAAATGAATTACAATCAACAAATTAAAAACAACCTGATCACTGACAATACACTAACACTTGTTTGTAATGAACCTATATATACGGAACAGAGTTTACTGCTATACGAATACTCAGGACAACAAGCTCTTCATGAAATCAATATTCCAGCCTATAACAAGTTATACGAAGTGAAGTTGCCTGGTTTGCCTCCAGGCTATTATTTTGGGCTACTAAGAAATAAAAGAAATGAAGGCATTATATCCGTTTCTTTTATCAAACTTTAG
- a CDS encoding DUF1761 domain-containing protein — MDNLAASIYKFKLGAFHGLLTVGIFLLWPIVVNDEFFERKRFKYMAVKAGFWMISLALMGGIIAAMFRKES; from the coding sequence CTGGATAATCTTGCTGCTTCAATTTATAAGTTTAAACTTGGAGCATTCCATGGGCTGTTAACTGTTGGGATATTTTTGTTATGGCCCATTGTCGTGAATGATGAATTTTTTGAACGTAAAAGATTCAAATACATGGCTGTTAAAGCTGGATTCTGGATGATCTCTCTTGCCCTCATGGGAGGTATAATTGCTGCGATGTTCCGAAAGGAATCTTAA